TCAACGTTGTTGTCACATCCATGTTTAGTAATGAAGATGTCCTTTGAAAACTATGAACAACCTATCCACCTCTTCCTGATTTTTGGCTTTGTCATAGCATATGAGCAAGTTTGGCTTTACCTTGAAAAGCTTTAGGGACTAGACTATCTTTCATTTTTCCCTTAGCCATGAGTTGGCATCAAATTGGTAGGCCGTTTTTTCATGGCTTAGGTAATGTGCTTCTTGAAGGAATCCTATCGTGTCCTTTGTTTCTGGCCGTTCTTTTTGTTTGAATCTCAGTTAACATTAACCCTGCAAACTGTGCATAAATGATACCTATGTACTTAGTTGACATCTAGCACACATTGGTTTTAGGTTGGATGTCATGTGTCCAACAGCTAAATTGTTGTGTATAAGACTACTTCAGATGTTGGATTTGCAATATTCTCTTTCCTCTCTCTCTTCAGATATGCAGAAATAATCATGAAAAGAAATTCACTCTTCATAATAAAGCTGATATGCTCTTTTCTTCTGATTGTGTTTGCAGATGTTAACAATGAGAAATGGACTGGGTTTGCATCCCATGTGCTTACCAGGTATGATGCAGCCTGTGGAGTTGCCTCATATGGCATTGGGCTTTGACGAAGGAAGTAACAAAGTTCCAAAGTCTAGCAGAGGAACGAGTCCATTTTTTGGGAGTGAAGAGAACTCAATGCAGTCAGCCTATAATGTTTCTAGTGGATGCACAATCTCAAATCAGCCAATGGTCATACCCTCAGCTGCAAATGTCCATACTCCGGAAGCTTCATTTGTTTTTGAACCATCAACTCAAGCTTACTACAGACCCGTCTTTGTTGCCACATCTTCTAAGGTAAATTCAAGCATGAAGCGTAAGTACGTATTTATAAGAATTTCATGGACTAATGCTTGTCGTTTTCTTGCTATTGCAGGAACTATTCTCCGGTGAAGGTGAACCACCCTCAAATTCAGATTCCAATCAGACGGGGAAAAACTCTTCATCAGATGCTGATAAGGTGCCCTCAAAGAGACCTGATGTATGATATTCTAGCTGGTTTACATGAAGTTCAACTTGTTCAACCAAGATACCGCCATGAACCTCCAAATTGCTGATATTCTTGATTGGGTTATATCTTTCATTATCTTGCGAGTGTAACAGGCCAATTATCAAGATCAAGATTGTGGCTTTTTTCTTTTTTACAGTCGACACTGCTCAAGTAATTTGTATAAAAACACTCACCAGTCTTGGATGAATGGTGGCCATATCTGCTAATTTCATAGATCGATCTGTCTGCTACTCTTTCAAAGAGCATTGGATACCCAAACTGACATCATTATCAAATAAACAAACTAGTTCAATAAAATGGGGACTAATGTCATTTTTGATGATTTAAGGAATTTATGAAAAGACAGAGCATAAAATGGGGGACTAAAGCTTTACAAGTAGGATGAGCCGTATTCATCAATACATCCGAGCGGAAGGGCCAAATAACCGTCAGGCTTTCAACACTCCCCAATCATTTTCACAAAAGCCCAAACACATTTGTCACACTTTCTCGTCTCATCCGTTGTGAAAACGTCCCCCTCTCTTTCTTTTCAACTTCTCTCAACCATTTTCTTCGCCTAAATTCAGAGATTCTTCAACATGACGACCTCTCCTCCCTATCTTAGCCGATACCACTCGTTCCCTCCCTTTTCCCACTTCAACTTCGACATTGTAATTTTTTTTTTCCTGTGGTGCAGAGGATGTAATTTTCTTTGAGACATTTCATCACGTATCAAACTGCGATGTGCACCTCATTTACTTCATTGTTGTCGTCGAGTAATTGTGCATGAAAAATGTTGATGCTAAGTTGCTAACAGTGACCCTGACCTGAGAGCATGACAACAATCCACCACATTTTGATAAGCATAAGAGGTTTTTGCCAGCTGATGATGAGCCAGCGACTACCAGAACAAGTGGTCCGGCGGTGGGGGCTCACCAAGGACGGCCCGTTCTGATGTTTAACGTCAATTATTTTTCAACTGAAAATCAAACTCGTGCAAAAAAAACCAGTGTCAACTTAAGAAGGAAACCAATTATGAAACTTTTTTTTTTTTAACATATTTTTAATTAGTCCATTTTAGTTTGGATTATCATAATCAGCTTGATGACTTGTCCCACGGCCATGGATTTTCTTATGTTTCCTCTCAAGGCTAAACATTAAGAAAATAAAAGGAAGAAACCAAACTAAGACGCCCCCATTAAGAAAACTAGCATATCTTCAAACTAGCACCATATCCAATACCCAATAAGTCAATGATGAGCTATGTAATCATGATTAGCGACAAAAGTCAGTAGAGTCTAATTTCTGAACATCTTTCGTTGCAATGCACTATGCACTGCACACTTGGAATCTTAAGACGTATCATATCCTCATTAAATATATGAGGCCTGTAGAGCTTGTGATGACATACGAAAGGGACATATTTCTCAATACAGTACAAGTATTCTTGATTTCTTGTATATCTTCTAATATAATTTTTAGTGCCAACACTAAAGAATACTAAAGATGAGTGAAACAATTCAAGGTAACTGTGTCGAAGGCTCTTTTGACAGTTCCTAACGTATTAAATTATGGTTACAGACATTCACATTTTAACATATGAGTTCTGGCTATCTCATACTCACATGATGAACTAACATTTTTGTGGATGTTTTGGCCAACTTCAGTCTTTCCCTCCACTCTCTTGAAATTTGGTTAATTGTATCTCATCTCATGTTGAGATATCAATCCCACATAAAGAATATGAGATATTGTCTATAGGTTTATAAGAATTTTAGAGTTTGGGTCACTCCACCCATTACCAATTAATTTTAGATGTGAACCACAAACTACTTCATCATGATATCAGAGTATAATGTTTTAAGGTTTGAATCATAAATGTTAATACAACATTGCAATTTGTTTAATAAATGATTATTTTGTTTAACATTTTTTTTACACGTTTGAAATTTTTATATACACAATATGTAAGTACATTCTGGAATCTCAGCCCTTCATATCTTCAAACAATCATGTATTTGTATTTAAGTTATAAATATTAATCATCCACATTGTATGATGTATTTACACGTCGTGCACTAAAGGCTTTCTAGCTATGTTGCACGGACACGGACACGGCGACACGACACGGTGCGACATGCCGACACGACAAAACTCAAAAACTGAATATCCGACACAGTTTGAACACGACAAATAAAATTATATATTTATTATTTTTGATAAATAAAAATATACTAAAATATAAAATAAGTTCATTACATTACCAAAATTATGTTATAAATTCAATTCATTACATAACCATAAGAAATAACATTAAAGATAGTCAAATGCAAATGATAGAAGTGCATAATTAACAATATTAGAAGTAGCAGATCTCTAACTTAAAACTTAACATTAAAGAAAATCAAATTTGCAGTAGGTTGCTGATAAAACTAGGCAGTAGCCTGCTTTCAACAGTGGATAGTATTTTTACTTAAGTTTTAGTTTCCTTTCTCTTTTTTTTTAATTAAAACAAATTGATAAATGATGATACGACGTGTCAAAAATGATGTAACAAGTCGGTCAACATATCCGAAATGTGTCGAAAAAATCAACATTTTCCGACACGTATTTTGCCACGGCGTCCGACCCGTGCAACATAACTTTCTAGTTACACGTATTGAAAATCGTAGGATTAATAACCGACCAAAAATAACTCCACCAACCACCCAACATTGAGTTTAATAATGTAAACCCAAAACTATATATTTCAAATAAGATTAATACTTTAATTCAAGAAAAAGACCAGAAGTAGATACGATGGTCAGTACACGTATAAAAAGAAGAAGAAGAAGAAAGTAGAGGATTCTCTCATCATGATTGTCTTTGCCCACTCACTCTGACCTCACCCTTTTCCTTCTATTCATATAAAACTTGCCACTCTCACTTGCTCACTATAATACTAGTAATCCTCGTTCTCCTTCTTCTCTGTGTGAATGCCTCTCTGACTTTCTATGGCACCTCTTCACTTTTGAAGAAGCAGAACAAGCCAGACTCCAATCCATCACAATGTCCGGCTACACTTTCTTGAACGACCAGCTCTCCCGGCGCACCTCCATTTTCGGGCTCCACCTCTGGGTGGTCCTCGGAATTTGCGTCGGAGCCGCCATAGTTATCGTCCTCTTTCTCATTTCTTTGTATTTCACTTCACGCCGGAACAGTACTTCTCCAATTTCCAAACCTACCCAGAACCCAACAATCCCAAATGTCTCCAAGGAGATCCAAGAAATCCGAATCGACTGCTCCCGGACCAACCCGCCTGACCCGAAACCCGACCCGGTGGTGGAGTCTGATCCTCTGGCCAGGGCACAGGCGGTGCTGCTTCAGCCTGAGGAGGAGAGCCCGGCGAGCACCGGAAGGCAGAGGATTCACATTGAGATTGGGAAGGACCATCGGATTTCGTACCCGGAGAAAGGCGGTGGTGGGTCGTCGTATGGGAGCGGTGAGGTTCGCTCCGGCGACCAGGGGGGGAGTACGGGGCCGGAGGTGTCGCATTTGGGGTGGGGGCATTGGTATACTCTGAGAGAGCTTGAGGATGCTACCAATGGGTTTGCTGATGAGAATGTGATTGGTGAAGGTGGATATGGGATTGTGTATAGAGGTGTTCTAATGGATAGCTCAATGGTTGCGGTGAAGAATTTGCTTAATAACAAGTAAGGGATTGCTTATTTTGTTTGATTGTGATGTATTTGATGTAAAGTTGAGATCTTTAGTGTGTTTAGTATGAACCCAGTTGGGAAGTTTGAGTCTTTGTTGGGTGAGATGTGAGAAAGCTTGATGATTTTAGTTGGGTTAGTGCAGGGGACAAGCTGAGAAGGAGTTCAAGGTTGAAGTTGAAGCAATTGGACGTGTTCGCCATAAGAATTTAGTGAGGTTGCTTGGCTACTGTGCTGAAGGAGCTCATAGGTATGTTAGTCTTCGGTTCTGATATCATTTCTCTCTCTTTTTCATTGATTTTTCAGTTCATTAGATTATATTTGTGGCTAGCTTATGTACTTAATGAGTTTTGTATAGGATGCTTGTGTATGAGTATGTTGACAATGGAAACCTGGAACAATGGCTTCATGGGGATGTCGGCCCTGTCAGCCCTCTTACATGGGAGAATCGTATGAACATAATACTTGGGACAGCGAAAGGGTATGACTTAAATCGAATGGCCACAATTATTTGGACTTTGTTGTTGATTAACAGTACTAAACTCTGCTAACACTATAGGTTGACATACTTGCATGAGGGACTAGAGCCCAAGGTTGTTCATCGTGATATTAAGTCCAGCAACATCTTGCTTGATAAGCAGTGGAACTCGAAAGTATCTGACTTTGGCCTAGCAAAGCTCCTGGGATCAGAAAGGAGTTACGTGACAACTCGTGTGATGGGAACTTTTGGGTGAGTTGAACTTAGCTACTTAACTAATAGTCTAATATATGTTTCGTATCTGGAGGTCACATGAATTGCAGAGTTTAATTAAATGTGTTTTCTTTTGTAGATATGTAGCTCCAGAATATGCTAGTACTGGCATGTTGAATGAGAGAAGTGATGTTTATAGTTTTGGGATTCTCATAATGGAGATCATTTCGGGCAGAAACCCAGTAGACTATGGCAGGCCTGCAGGAGAGGTTTGTTTCAAATAATCAATGTTATTTGATGACATTATCTTATTACCAGAATGACTAGTACTAACTGGTAATCAAACTTCAGGTGAACCTAGTTGAATGGCTTAAAACAATGGTTACCAATCGGACCGCCGAGGGAGTTTTAGATCCTAGGCTGCCAGAGAAGCCTTCTTCCAGGGCATTGAAGCGTGCTCTTCTTGTTGCCTTGCGTTGCGTGGACCCGAATGCTCAGAAGAGGCCAAAAATGGGGCATGTGGTCCATATGCTTGAAGCTGATGAGTTCCCTTTCAGAGATGTGAGTCTGCATCCATTTCCCTACTTGATCTTTGTCCAATTAACTCGTATTTACTAGCTTTCTGAAGCTAGAACTTGTTTGAAACTCTGTCTACATGTTTGTTTAATGGTCTTTATGGACTAATGTAAGCATCTGAGTTAATATCCATATTTCATGAACTCATTGTGCTGTACATGCAAGGAGCTCATGTCACATTACCTTTACATGAGTAATGAGTGTAGCCTGTGTATCATTTTTTTTTTCAGTGTGAATTTCAGAGTTTACTTGTTCAGAGAGCTGTTGATTTCGATTTCTCACCCTTTACTGTCTATAATTAATTTCAGGACCGCAGGCCTGGAAGAGAATATGGACGCTCACCACGTGATGCTGCAAAGCGTGTTATGGAATCAGGTGATAGTAGCGGGTATGACAGTGGTGCCCAAACTAACATATCAGTATGGAGAAAGCAAGAAGTTGAAGAAGTGAGTTAGCCTACCGGTCACCAGCTTTGTGTGTAAGGTGAATTGACACACCTTGTTTTACTCATGTGCCTATGTCTAGATCTAGATCAACTGTTATTTATGTTCCTGTATAGTAGCTAGTCATGTCAATATGAGTTCGGAGTCCAGCATTTTGTTCCCTTCTCTTGATGTAATTG
The window above is part of the Fragaria vesca subsp. vesca linkage group LG2, FraVesHawaii_1.0, whole genome shotgun sequence genome. Proteins encoded here:
- the LOC101312900 gene encoding uncharacterized protein LOC101312900, with the translated sequence MADLYGTPQDSEEISNILSHLLHHGGSPFKPSSYTHLLNSSVPPPSHELLARSADRSDSDRPSDFNFSDSGGYFVDSDANTSKKKKGRRVSSENDLGDVSCDSEGPEAPEVPLNPAPPRSLSKRSRAAEVHNLSEKRRRSKINEKMKALQNLIPNSNKTDKASMLDEAIEYLKQLQLQVQMLTMRNGLGLHPMCLPGMMQPVELPHMALGFDEGSNKVPKSSRGTSPFFGSEENSMQSAYNVSSGCTISNQPMVIPSAANVHTPEASFVFEPSTQAYYRPVFVATSSKVNSSMKRNTSPISKPTQNPTIPNVSKEIQEIRIDCSRTNPPDPKPDPVVESDPLARAQAVLLQPEEESPASTGRQRIHIEIGKDHRISYPEKGGGGSSYGSGEVRSGDQGGSTGPEVSHLGWGHWYTLRELEDATNGFADENVIGEGGYGIVYRGVLMDSSMVAVKNLLNNKGQAEKEFKVEVEAIGRVRHKNLVRLLGYCAEGAHRMLVYEYVDNGNLEQWLHGDVGPVSPLTWENRMNIILGTAKGLTYLHEGLEPKVVHRDIKSSNILLDKQWNSKVSDFGLAKLLGSERSYVTTRVMGTFGYVAPEYASTGMLNERSDVYSFGILIMEIISGRNPVDYGRPAGEVNLVEWLKTMVTNRTAEGVLDPRLPEKPSSRALKRALLVALRCVDPNAQKRPKMGHVVHMLEADEFPFRDDRRPGREYGRSPRDAAKRVMESGDSSGYDSGAQTNISVWRKQEVEEVS